The following proteins are encoded in a genomic region of Streptococcus constellatus subsp. constellatus:
- the trxA gene encoding thioredoxin: MLSRNEIERWHRSSSEENNMVTAITDANFAEKTKDGLVLIDFWAAWCGPCRMQTPILEKLAEEVHEDELKIFKMDVDANPATPAEFGIMSIPTLLFKKDGQVVKKLVGVHSKDQLKAIVAELS; encoded by the coding sequence ATGTTGTCAAGAAATGAAATAGAGCGATGGCATCGGTCATCGTCAGAGGAGAACAATATGGTAACAGCAATTACAGATGCAAATTTTGCAGAAAAAACAAAAGATGGACTTGTCCTCATTGACTTTTGGGCAGCATGGTGTGGTCCTTGCCGCATGCAAACACCGATTTTAGAGAAATTAGCTGAAGAAGTGCATGAAGATGAATTGAAGATTTTCAAAATGGACGTGGATGCAAATCCAGCCACACCAGCTGAATTTGGGATTATGTCTATTCCAACACTTCTCTTTAAAAAAGATGGGCAAGTAGTGAAAAAACTGGTTGGTGTTCATTCAAAAGATCAGTTGAAAGCTATTGTAGCGGAATTGAGCTAA
- a CDS encoding IS1182 family transposase codes for MHIHYNTNQTTLPLEISSFLPQDHLVFTIEKVVNALEDRHFHTFYHNFGRPSYHPKMLLAALLFAYSQGIFSGRKIEKMMIENLAMQYLTGQLVVSYRTINRFRVAEGMEELIRDLFIDLNLRLKMEELVTLDCLFIDGTKIEANANKYSFVWKKATDKFSVKLQEQIQVYFQEEITPLIHQAIRLDEEEPIASEQLIEFAQVLEEELEKLNQDIEETPVKGKDERKTQRRKLKKVLRKVKDDFSVRAEKYEGYQETFEGRNSFSKTDTDATFMRMKEDHMKNGQLKAAYNLQIATENQFVLHYDVFSNPTDTKTLLPFLETYPHDLKTVVADAGYGSEENLLRLDENEVNHLIKYAMFDQEQKKGYKQSARNLANWYYDDKEDSYTHPDGWCYRFHHIKHQKTQTDFQQEIKVYYADEPKSAPQKGLYINERYQHLKAKECQALFSPEGRQIFNQRKIDVEPVFGQIKACLGYKRCNLRGKRQVKIDMGLVLMANNLLKYNKRTTQT; via the coding sequence ATGCATATTCACTATAACACAAATCAAACAACTTTACCACTAGAAATCAGTTCTTTCTTGCCACAAGACCATCTCGTCTTTACTATTGAAAAAGTGGTGAATGCCTTGGAGGATCGTCACTTCCACACGTTCTATCATAACTTTGGTCGCCCGTCTTATCACCCTAAAATGCTTTTAGCCGCTCTACTATTTGCCTACTCGCAAGGGATTTTCTCTGGACGAAAAATCGAAAAAATGATGATTGAAAATCTGGCTATGCAGTACCTAACAGGACAGTTGGTTGTCAGCTATCGCACCATCAATCGTTTTCGAGTCGCTGAAGGAATGGAAGAGCTCATTCGTGATCTTTTCATCGACCTCAATCTTCGTTTAAAAATGGAAGAGTTAGTGACCTTAGATTGTCTGTTTATTGACGGGACTAAGATTGAAGCCAACGCTAACAAGTATAGTTTCGTGTGGAAAAAGGCCACAGACAAGTTTTCCGTCAAACTTCAAGAACAGATACAGGTCTATTTTCAAGAAGAAATCACTCCCCTTATCCATCAGGCCATTAGGCTGGACGAAGAAGAACCGATTGCTTCAGAGCAGTTGATTGAATTCGCTCAAGTCCTCGAAGAAGAATTGGAAAAACTGAACCAAGACATTGAGGAGACACCCGTTAAAGGAAAGGATGAACGTAAAACTCAACGTCGGAAACTCAAGAAAGTCCTGCGTAAAGTCAAGGATGATTTTTCAGTACGTGCTGAAAAATATGAAGGCTACCAAGAGACATTTGAAGGGCGTAACAGCTTTTCCAAAACAGATACAGATGCCACTTTTATGCGGATGAAAGAAGACCACATGAAGAATGGTCAACTCAAGGCTGCTTACAATCTTCAAATCGCTACTGAAAATCAATTTGTTCTTCATTATGATGTCTTCTCAAATCCGACAGATACCAAGACTCTCCTGCCATTCCTTGAAACTTATCCACATGACTTGAAGACCGTTGTCGCAGATGCCGGCTATGGAAGTGAAGAGAACCTCCTTCGTTTAGATGAAAATGAGGTGAACCATCTGATTAAATATGCCATGTTTGATCAGGAACAGAAGAAAGGGTATAAACAGTCGGCTAGAAACTTAGCGAATTGGTACTATGATGACAAGGAGGATAGCTACACTCATCCTGATGGCTGGTGCTATCGTTTTCATCATATCAAACATCAGAAAACACAGACGGACTTTCAACAGGAAATCAAGGTTTACTACGCTGATGAACCTAAATCAGCCCCTCAAAAGGGACTATATATCAACGAACGTTATCAACACTTAAAAGCTAAAGAATGCCAAGCGCTTTTCTCTCCCGAAGGTAGACAGATTTTCAATCAACGTAAGATTGATGTGGAACCTGTCTTTGGGCAGATAAAGGCTTGTTTGGGTTACAAGAGATGTAACCTAAGAGGCAAGCGTCAGGTGAAAATTGACATGGGATTAGTGCTCATGGCCAATAATCTCCTTAAATACAATAAGAGAACGACTCAAACTTAA
- a CDS encoding mechanosensitive ion channel family protein, translated as MLFANKNVFSRYFEKLNWSHLVDDVFSKLVSLLLLLALFYLAKKLVHVLVRKIISPSLKLSSQDEGRQKTLTRLMENLLNYTLYFLLIYWILAILGLPVSSLLAGAGIAGVAIGMGAQGFLSDLVNGFFILLERQLDVGDSVRLTNGSIKIAGTVVSVGIRTTQVRDADGTLHYVPNRNITVVSNLSRGNMRALIDIPLYAQTDLEKVTRIIQQVNQEYAGDQVEILQEPTILGPQVSENGQFYFRISITVQSGSQSIVYHQFYRLYHDALLKEGIDLPTIYAPA; from the coding sequence ATGCTATTTGCGAACAAGAATGTATTCTCTCGTTATTTTGAAAAACTCAACTGGTCTCATTTGGTAGATGATGTCTTTAGCAAGCTCGTTTCACTTTTGCTCTTGCTAGCTCTCTTTTACCTCGCTAAAAAGCTGGTACATGTACTCGTAAGAAAGATTATCTCCCCCTCTTTGAAACTCTCTAGTCAAGACGAAGGGAGGCAAAAGACCCTCACTCGTTTGATGGAAAATTTGCTGAATTACACCCTTTACTTTCTCTTGATTTATTGGATATTAGCGATTTTAGGCTTGCCGGTGTCTAGTTTACTAGCAGGAGCTGGGATTGCTGGGGTGGCAATCGGGATGGGAGCGCAAGGCTTCTTGTCTGATTTAGTCAATGGTTTCTTTATTTTGTTGGAGCGGCAGTTGGATGTCGGAGACAGCGTTCGTCTGACTAATGGCTCGATTAAAATCGCAGGAACAGTTGTGAGTGTCGGAATTCGGACGACACAAGTGCGCGATGCAGATGGCACTTTGCATTACGTTCCTAATCGCAATATTACTGTCGTCAGCAATCTCTCACGCGGTAATATGCGAGCGCTCATTGATATTCCATTATACGCTCAGACGGATTTGGAGAAGGTCACTCGGATTATCCAGCAGGTCAATCAAGAATATGCGGGCGATCAAGTAGAAATTTTGCAGGAACCGACGATTTTAGGTCCGCAAGTTAGCGAAAATGGTCAATTTTATTTTCGTATTAGTATCACCGTCCAAAGTGGTAGCCAAAGCATCGTTTACCATCAATTTTACAGACTGTATCATGACGCTTTATTAAAGGAAGGAATTGATTTGCCAACGATTTATGCACCAGCGTAA
- a CDS encoding dihydroorotate oxidase: MVSTQTQIAGFSFDNCLMNAAGVACMTIEELEKVKQSAAGTFVTKTATLQARVGNPEPRYQDVPLGSINSMGLPNHGLDYYLDYLLDLQKIEPDQTFFLSLVGLSPEETHILLKKVQDSDFKGLTELNLSCPNVPGKPQIAYDFEMTEKILSEVFAYFTKPLGIKLPPYFDIAHFDQAAAIFNKLPLCFVNCVNSIGNGLYINDETVVIRPKKGFGGIGGEYIKPTALANVHAFYQRLNPSIQIIGTGGVLTGRDAFEHILCGASMVQVGTTLHKEGVGAFERITNELKAIMEEKGYESIEDFRGKLHYLD, translated from the coding sequence ATGGTATCAACTCAAACACAAATTGCTGGTTTTTCTTTTGACAATTGCCTGATGAATGCGGCTGGAGTAGCTTGTATGACAATAGAGGAGTTAGAAAAAGTCAAACAATCTGCTGCAGGAACCTTTGTCACTAAGACAGCCACTTTGCAAGCGAGAGTAGGAAATCCTGAACCTCGCTACCAAGATGTGCCGCTCGGCTCAATCAATTCAATGGGGTTACCAAATCATGGACTAGATTACTATCTGGATTACTTGTTAGATTTGCAAAAGATAGAACCCGATCAAACATTCTTTTTATCTCTTGTGGGGCTGTCACCAGAAGAAACTCACATTCTTTTGAAAAAGGTACAAGACAGTGATTTTAAAGGATTGACCGAGCTTAATCTGTCTTGTCCCAATGTTCCTGGCAAGCCACAAATTGCCTATGATTTTGAAATGACGGAAAAAATTTTGAGTGAAGTATTTGCCTATTTCACTAAACCGTTGGGGATTAAATTACCACCTTATTTTGATATTGCGCATTTTGATCAGGCAGCAGCGATTTTCAATAAATTACCACTTTGTTTTGTCAACTGTGTTAATTCAATTGGTAACGGGCTGTATATTAACGATGAAACAGTTGTCATTCGTCCGAAAAAAGGCTTTGGTGGTATTGGTGGTGAATACATCAAACCAACTGCACTTGCTAATGTTCATGCTTTTTATCAACGACTTAATCCTTCGATTCAAATCATTGGTACGGGCGGTGTATTGACAGGTCGGGACGCTTTTGAGCACATTCTTTGCGGAGCCAGTATGGTGCAAGTTGGAACAACGCTGCATAAAGAAGGTGTAGGGGCTTTTGAGCGCATTACAAATGAGCTGAAAGCGATTATGGAAGAAAAAGGCTATGAAAGCATAGAAGATTTTCGTGGGAAATTGCACTATCTGGACTAA
- a CDS encoding C69 family dipeptidase, which yields MRQKGMQDSCTTILVGKKASYDGSTIVARTEDSQNGVFTPKKFIVVSPEDQPRHYKSVLSTFEIDLPDNPVRYTAVPDAIPKDGIWGEAGINVYNVAMSETETITTNSRVLGADPLVATGIGEEDMLTLVLPYIKTAREGVLRLGKILEEYGTYESNGIAFSDVDEIWWLETIGGHHWMARRVPDDAYVTNPNQLGLDYFEFDNPEHFLCHPNLKSFIEENHLNLNYSNEGFNPRYAFGSQKDKDRHYNTPRAWDIQRFLNPEIEQDPRSFFLPWCQKPYRKITIEDVKYVLSGHYQDSPYDPYDLEGTSHSQRTFRTIGINRTSQTSILQLRPNKPQETTGVQWLSYGSMPYNTAVPFFTQVSTTPAYFANTTDKVSTDSFYWTNRLIAALADAHFSSHLGDLDDYQETTMALGHEMIGRVDRSLANGDPVDFEAENQTISDKVQEATDQLLDKILLDASNLMTNHFSLSD from the coding sequence ATGAGACAAAAAGGTATGCAAGATTCTTGTACGACGATTTTAGTTGGGAAAAAAGCGAGTTATGATGGTTCAACTATCGTTGCACGTACAGAAGATTCACAAAATGGTGTGTTTACGCCCAAGAAATTTATTGTTGTTAGCCCAGAAGATCAGCCGCGGCATTACAAATCTGTGCTGTCAACCTTTGAGATAGATTTACCGGACAATCCAGTCCGCTATACAGCAGTACCTGACGCCATTCCTAAGGACGGGATTTGGGGCGAAGCAGGCATCAATGTTTACAATGTAGCCATGAGCGAGACAGAGACGATTACCACGAATAGTCGAGTATTGGGAGCCGATCCTTTGGTGGCGACTGGTATCGGAGAAGAAGACATGCTGACCTTGGTGTTGCCTTATATCAAAACGGCGCGTGAGGGCGTGCTGCGCTTGGGAAAGATTCTTGAAGAATACGGCACTTATGAGTCAAACGGGATTGCCTTTTCTGATGTGGACGAAATCTGGTGGTTGGAGACAATCGGCGGACATCACTGGATGGCACGACGCGTGCCTGACGATGCCTATGTGACCAATCCAAACCAGCTAGGCCTTGATTATTTTGAATTTGATAACCCAGAGCATTTCCTCTGCCATCCAAATCTTAAAAGTTTTATCGAGGAAAATCATCTCAATCTTAATTACTCGAATGAGGGCTTCAATCCGCGCTATGCTTTTGGTAGCCAGAAGGACAAGGATCGCCATTACAATACACCGCGGGCTTGGGATATTCAGCGTTTTCTCAATCCGGAAATTGAGCAAGACCCACGCTCCTTTTTCCTTCCTTGGTGCCAAAAACCATACCGTAAAATCACGATTGAAGATGTCAAGTATGTTCTCAGCGGTCATTATCAAGACTCTCCTTATGATCCTTATGACTTAGAAGGTACATCTCACAGTCAGCGGACCTTCCGCACGATTGGGATCAACCGTACAAGTCAAACGTCGATTTTACAGTTGAGACCCAATAAACCGCAAGAAACGACAGGCGTTCAATGGTTGTCCTATGGTTCTATGCCTTACAATACGGCGGTGCCTTTCTTTACCCAAGTCTCTACAACACCAGCCTACTTTGCCAACACGACGGACAAGGTTTCGACGGATTCCTTCTACTGGACCAATCGCTTAATTGCTGCTTTGGCTGATGCTCATTTTTCTAGTCATCTGGGAGATTTAGATGATTACCAAGAAACAACCATGGCTCTGGGGCATGAAATGATTGGTCGAGTTGACCGATCTTTGGCAAATGGCGATCCAGTTGACTTTGAAGCAGAAAACCAGACGATAAGTGATAAAGTACAAGAAGCAACTGACCAACTTCTAGATAAAATCCTCTTAGACGCTAGCAACTTGATGACGAATCATTTTTCTTTGAGTGACTAA
- a CDS encoding DUF6261 family protein: MKQEKLIGLKISNLRSAEFVQFITRFLDDVEKEGLDFKNEEVLAALVKKLKAALPSYQASLGQIRASEKSASISAADELRDADLQALRDAIKPYRAAKREEEKSAYESLKRLFEQYKGAHTKHYEEETALIDSLLEKLKTAPYKEQVGTLAIGKFVDNLTESHAAFEQLFASRSQEKLQKVSYDVKQLRKEVATPYQQLADYVEILSQVKSDEFYQNVLSVLNNSRKHYADILARRKGKVPKVEVN, encoded by the coding sequence ATGAAGCAAGAAAAGCTCATTGGACTTAAAATTAGCAATCTCCGCTCAGCCGAGTTTGTTCAGTTTATCACTCGGTTTTTGGATGATGTGGAAAAAGAAGGGTTAGACTTCAAAAATGAAGAAGTGTTAGCTGCTTTGGTAAAGAAGCTAAAAGCGGCTCTGCCATCTTATCAGGCTTCGCTGGGTCAGATTCGGGCGAGCGAAAAGTCAGCTTCGATTAGCGCGGCTGACGAGTTGCGTGACGCGGATTTGCAAGCTCTTCGTGATGCGATTAAGCCTTATCGAGCAGCCAAGCGTGAAGAGGAAAAGTCAGCGTATGAAAGTTTGAAACGCCTCTTTGAGCAGTACAAGGGTGCACACACCAAGCACTACGAGGAAGAAACAGCCCTCATTGACAGCTTGCTGGAAAAACTCAAAACAGCCCCCTATAAGGAGCAGGTGGGGACTTTGGCGATTGGGAAATTTGTCGACAATCTGACGGAGAGCCACGCCGCTTTTGAGCAACTCTTTGCCTCGCGCTCACAAGAGAAGTTACAAAAAGTGAGCTATGATGTCAAACAATTGCGCAAAGAAGTGGCGACGCCTTACCAACAGTTGGCAGACTATGTCGAAATTTTAAGTCAGGTCAAATCCGATGAGTTTTACCAAAATGTCCTTTCCGTACTCAACAACAGCCGCAAACATTATGCGGATATCCTTGCCCGCCGCAAGGGGAAAGTGCCTAAAGTAGAAGTGAACTAA
- a CDS encoding CvpA family protein → MISLVILLILAWSFYIGYSRGIVLQTYYTISAVVSAIIAGLLYQSLGEQINLLVPYASAQEGTFTYFFPSSQLFQLDKVFYAGLAYLVIYTIVYSVARFIGIFIHLVPNKKAKERWYNVASGVLALCVTLFGIQMFLTVLATIPLPVVQNHLNTSSIARFIISHTPITSGVLKQLWVTKIIG, encoded by the coding sequence ATGATTTCGTTAGTGATTTTGCTGATTTTAGCTTGGAGTTTTTACATTGGCTACTCGCGCGGAATTGTACTACAAACTTATTATACTATTTCGGCGGTCGTTTCAGCTATTATCGCAGGGCTACTATACCAATCTTTAGGTGAACAAATCAATCTTTTAGTACCTTATGCGAGTGCCCAGGAAGGGACATTTACGTATTTTTTCCCAAGTAGCCAATTGTTCCAGTTGGACAAGGTATTTTATGCTGGTCTGGCTTATCTCGTCATTTATACGATTGTGTATAGTGTAGCTCGTTTTATTGGAATTTTTATCCACTTGGTTCCAAATAAAAAAGCTAAAGAGCGTTGGTACAATGTTGCTAGTGGTGTTTTAGCTCTTTGTGTTACCTTGTTTGGGATTCAAATGTTCCTAACCGTTTTGGCGACGATTCCCTTGCCAGTTGTTCAAAATCATCTCAATACAAGTAGTATAGCTCGTTTTATTATTAGTCACACACCGATTACTTCAGGAGTGTTAAAACAACTCTGGGTGACCAAAATCATTGGATAA
- a CDS encoding endonuclease MutS2, which produces MNRKILETLEFGKIKALFEPYLLTEQGRLELGQLFPSNKQERLETAFLEMTDMQQIFVQRPHFSLAATQDITGLTKRLELEGDLNIEEFLALKRILTVTQELTDFYDKLENVDLQRLNRLFEKLLAFPNLQGLLQAINEGGFVESFASDNLARIRRKIQENEVQVRDILQDILKTKGDMLVDQVVASRNGRNVLPVKNTFRNRISGVVHDISASGNTVYIEPRAVVNLNEEITNAQADERHEILRILQELSDRIRPHIVEIANNAWIIGHLDLVRAKVCFMQERGAVVPMLSDSKYIRLLHVTHPLIENAVANDLYFASDLTEIVITGPNTGGKTIMLKTLGLAQLMAQSGLPILADNGSRVGIFDQIFADIGDEQSIEQSLSTFSSHMTNIVAILEQSDENSLVLLDELGAGTDPQEGAALAMAILEDLRLRQVKTMATTHYPELKAYGIEMAGVQNASMEFDTASLRPTYRFMQGVPGCSNAFEIARRLGLSDRVVKDAQELTDTDSDVNRIIERLEEQTLESRKRLDNIREVEQENLKFNRALKKLYNEFNREKETELNKARLEAQEIVDLALSESESILKNLHDKSSLKPHEIIEAKSQLKKLAPETVDLSQNKVLKQAKKARKPKVGDDILVISYGQRGTLVNQLKDGRWEAQVGLIKMTLEEAEFNLLKSEKEQPKRKQVNVVKRTTTSGPRARLDLRGKRYEEAMQELDTFIDQALLNNMAQVDIIHGIGTGVIREGVTKYLRRNKHVKSFGYAPQNAGGSGATIVVFK; this is translated from the coding sequence ATGAATAGAAAAATTTTAGAAACATTAGAATTTGGGAAAATCAAGGCACTCTTTGAACCCTATCTGTTAACAGAACAAGGCCGTTTAGAGCTAGGACAGCTTTTTCCATCTAATAAACAGGAACGGTTGGAGACAGCATTTTTAGAAATGACGGACATGCAGCAGATTTTTGTGCAACGTCCGCATTTCAGCTTAGCTGCGACTCAAGACATTACTGGACTGACCAAGCGTTTGGAGCTGGAAGGCGACTTAAATATTGAAGAATTTCTTGCTCTGAAGCGTATTTTAACTGTCACGCAAGAATTAACTGATTTCTATGATAAGTTGGAAAATGTTGATTTGCAACGCTTGAACCGTCTTTTTGAAAAATTACTGGCTTTTCCTAACCTGCAAGGATTGCTGCAAGCCATCAATGAGGGTGGATTTGTCGAAAGCTTTGCGAGTGACAATTTAGCTCGCATTCGCCGGAAAATTCAAGAAAATGAAGTTCAAGTGAGAGATATTTTGCAAGATATTCTCAAAACGAAGGGCGATATGTTGGTAGATCAAGTAGTAGCCAGTCGAAATGGTCGCAATGTTTTGCCAGTTAAGAATACATTTCGTAATCGGATTTCAGGCGTGGTACATGATATTTCTGCTAGTGGAAATACAGTATATATCGAGCCGAGGGCGGTAGTCAACCTCAATGAAGAAATCACCAATGCGCAGGCAGACGAGCGTCATGAGATTCTACGTATCTTGCAAGAGTTGTCCGATCGAATACGTCCTCATATTGTTGAAATTGCTAATAACGCTTGGATTATTGGGCATTTGGATCTAGTTCGGGCAAAAGTGTGTTTTATGCAGGAGAGAGGCGCGGTGGTGCCGATGCTGTCTGATAGTAAGTATATTCGCCTGCTCCATGTTACTCATCCCTTGATAGAAAATGCAGTGGCTAATGATTTGTACTTTGCATCGGATTTAACGGAAATCGTCATTACTGGTCCTAATACAGGTGGGAAGACAATTATGCTGAAGACCTTGGGCTTGGCTCAGCTCATGGCGCAGTCTGGTCTGCCTATTTTGGCGGATAATGGTAGTCGAGTGGGGATTTTTGACCAAATTTTTGCCGACATCGGAGATGAGCAGTCTATTGAGCAGAGCTTATCGACTTTCTCTAGCCACATGACCAATATTGTTGCCATTTTAGAGCAGTCAGACGAAAATTCTTTGGTGCTTTTGGACGAGCTGGGAGCTGGAACCGATCCGCAGGAAGGAGCAGCTCTTGCAATGGCTATCCTTGAGGACTTGCGGCTGCGGCAGGTCAAGACAATGGCAACGACTCATTACCCAGAGCTTAAGGCTTATGGGATTGAAATGGCTGGCGTACAAAATGCTAGCATGGAGTTTGATACGGCAAGTCTAAGACCAACTTATCGCTTTATGCAGGGAGTGCCGGGCTGCTCCAATGCCTTTGAGATCGCAAGGCGTTTAGGTCTATCTGATAGAGTGGTCAAGGATGCTCAAGAATTGACCGATACGGACAGCGATGTTAATCGAATCATTGAGCGACTGGAGGAGCAAACGCTGGAAAGCCGCAAGCGCTTAGACAATATCCGTGAGGTTGAGCAGGAAAATCTCAAATTTAACCGAGCACTTAAAAAACTTTACAATGAGTTTAACCGAGAGAAAGAAACCGAGCTCAATAAGGCACGGTTGGAAGCTCAGGAAATTGTTGATCTGGCTTTGTCAGAGAGTGAGAGCATTCTCAAAAATCTCCATGATAAGTCCAGTCTTAAACCGCATGAGATTATCGAAGCCAAAAGCCAGCTGAAAAAATTAGCTCCGGAAACGGTGGACTTGTCACAGAATAAAGTGCTGAAACAAGCTAAAAAAGCACGGAAACCAAAGGTGGGAGACGATATTCTGGTGATTAGCTACGGTCAGAGAGGGACACTTGTCAATCAGCTCAAGGACGGCCGGTGGGAAGCACAAGTTGGACTCATCAAAATGACCTTGGAGGAAGCAGAGTTTAATCTGCTCAAATCCGAAAAAGAACAACCTAAGCGCAAGCAGGTCAATGTGGTGAAACGAACAACCACAAGCGGACCAAGAGCCCGACTGGATTTGCGAGGAAAACGTTATGAAGAAGCCATGCAAGAGCTGGACACCTTTATCGACCAAGCCCTGCTCAACAATATGGCACAGGTGGACATTATCCACGGAATTGGGACAGGCGTCATTCGCGAAGGCGTCACCAAATATCTCCGCCGTAACAAGCATGTCAAGAGTTTTGGCTATGCACCGCAAAATGCCGGAGGCAGCGGAGCAACGATTGTGGTGTTTAAGTAA
- the gdhA gene encoding NADP-specific glutamate dehydrogenase — translation MTTAKEYIQNTFELVKARNAHEAEFLQAVEEFLNTLEPVFEKHPEYIEENILARITEPERVISFRVPWVDRNGKVQVNRGYRVQFNSAVGPYKGGLRFHPTVNQGILKFLGFEQIFKNVLTGLPIGGGKGGADFDPKGKTDAEVMRFCQSFMTELQKYIGPSLDVPAGDIGVGGREIGYLYGQYKRLRQFDAGVLTGKPLRFGGSLIRPEATGYGLVYYTQEMLKANGESFDGKTVVVSGAGNVAQYAVQKATELGAKVISVSDSNGYIIDKDGIDFDLLTDVKVKRRARLTEYAAERASATYYEGSVWTYEGSFDIALPCATQNEINGEAAKRLVAQGVRCVSEGANMPSNLDAIAVYKEHNLLYGPAKAANAGGVAVSALEMSQNSLRLSWTREEVDSRLQNIMTNIFNTAKTTAENYDLGNDYLAGANIAAFENIANAMIAQGIV, via the coding sequence ATGACAACTGCTAAAGAATATATCCAAAACACTTTTGAACTGGTGAAAGCTCGCAATGCTCACGAAGCAGAATTTCTGCAAGCAGTGGAAGAATTTTTAAACACACTTGAGCCCGTTTTTGAAAAACATCCTGAATACATCGAAGAAAATATCTTGGCACGCATTACCGAACCAGAACGTGTGATTAGCTTCCGCGTCCCTTGGGTTGATCGCAACGGCAAGGTGCAAGTCAATCGCGGTTACCGCGTTCAATTCAATTCCGCAGTTGGCCCCTATAAAGGCGGACTTCGGTTCCACCCAACAGTCAACCAAGGGATTTTGAAATTCCTCGGTTTTGAACAAATCTTTAAAAATGTCTTGACCGGTCTACCAATCGGCGGTGGTAAAGGTGGAGCTGACTTTGATCCGAAAGGCAAGACGGACGCTGAAGTCATGCGTTTCTGCCAAAGTTTCATGACAGAATTGCAAAAATACATCGGTCCTTCTCTTGATGTCCCTGCTGGTGACATTGGGGTTGGTGGACGCGAGATTGGCTATCTGTATGGTCAATACAAGCGTCTACGTCAGTTTGATGCCGGTGTCTTGACGGGTAAACCACTTAGATTTGGAGGTTCTCTAATCCGTCCAGAAGCAACTGGTTATGGACTTGTTTACTATACACAAGAAATGCTCAAGGCAAACGGTGAAAGTTTTGACGGAAAGACCGTTGTCGTATCCGGTGCTGGTAATGTAGCTCAGTATGCTGTGCAAAAAGCAACTGAACTCGGTGCCAAAGTCATTTCTGTGTCTGATTCAAATGGTTATATCATTGACAAGGACGGAATTGACTTTGATCTTCTGACAGATGTGAAAGTAAAACGCCGTGCTCGTCTGACAGAATACGCTGCCGAAAGAGCAAGTGCCACTTACTACGAAGGCTCTGTCTGGACTTACGAAGGTTCCTTTGACATTGCTCTGCCATGTGCTACTCAAAATGAAATCAACGGTGAGGCAGCAAAACGCTTGGTTGCTCAAGGAGTTCGCTGTGTATCAGAAGGTGCCAATATGCCAAGCAATTTGGATGCTATTGCCGTTTACAAAGAACATAATCTCCTTTATGGTCCTGCTAAAGCCGCCAATGCTGGTGGAGTTGCTGTATCTGCACTCGAAATGAGCCAAAATAGCCTCCGTCTTTCATGGACGCGTGAGGAAGTTGATAGTCGTCTCCAAAACATCATGACAAATATTTTCAACACCGCTAAGACAACCGCTGAAAACTACGATCTTGGTAACGATTATCTAGCCGGAGCAAACATTGCTGCTTTTGAAAATATTGCCAATGCGATGATTGCCCAAGGAATTGTTTAA
- a CDS encoding DUF4352 domain-containing protein, with product MEEQVPHEIKTPAGHVYRLKQPLYKQPLFWTTIISCVMLVFMTLVVAGLSIFNFAVLGHGVRTAVYQDSYKHHRLGDSVRFENGMKITVQYIHVDSKERMKGQATGAMITAKVIIENTSSESLPLNVYDFDLQDEMGESYVLDDATFDTANIKEELAAGEKVEWKLMYDGEDGSQQPYTLAYDNVKWGETKSVKF from the coding sequence ATGGAAGAACAAGTACCGCATGAAATAAAAACCCCTGCCGGTCACGTCTATCGCTTGAAACAGCCCCTGTATAAGCAGCCTTTGTTTTGGACGACCATCATTAGCTGTGTCATGCTTGTATTCATGACCCTCGTGGTGGCTGGTTTAAGTATTTTTAACTTTGCCGTTCTAGGGCATGGTGTTCGAACTGCAGTTTATCAAGATAGTTATAAACATCACCGTCTGGGAGACAGCGTGCGTTTTGAAAATGGAATGAAAATCACTGTTCAATACATTCATGTGGACTCCAAAGAGCGGATGAAAGGGCAAGCAACAGGAGCAATGATTACCGCCAAGGTCATTATCGAAAATACCTCTAGCGAATCTCTCCCTCTCAATGTCTATGACTTTGATTTACAAGACGAAATGGGAGAATCCTATGTCTTGGATGACGCTACTTTTGACACTGCCAACATAAAAGAGGAGCTTGCGGCGGGCGAAAAGGTGGAATGGAAGCTGATGTATGACGGTGAGGACGGCTCGCAGCAGCCCTATACTCTCGCTTATGACAATGTCAAGTGGGGAGAAACCAAAAGCGTGAAGTTTTAG